GAACCTCCTGCGACGGCGTCCGGCGTCAGTGCCCCTCATCCGGGCCGCCTTCAGCGCTCCCTTGCACACAACTGGTAACCGACCCGGTTACATAGTGCTGTAAGAGATTGCAAGCCTTGGCAACAAGAGTCTCCTAACGAGCCCTAACTTATGTTACAGAGTTCCGGAGATCGGCGAGGAGGGTCCGCTGGGCGAGGGCGTCCTGAAACCCGATGGACTGCCCGCCTTCAGCGACATCACCATCGAAATGTGCCTAGGAGCCATTGGCCAGCAAGCATCCGCAGTGGAGAACTCGGTGAAGGCGCTGGAGACTGACCTGCAGCAGGGCAAGCAGCTGGACGCAGGCGGGATCTTCCGGGAACTGGACAACGTCACCGGGCCCCTGGAGACAACGTGGGGCGTGGCCAAAGCTCTGTACCTGGGCAACTCCACGCTGATTCCCACCAAATCGTACATGAACATCCACGAGCGGGCGCGCAATGCTCGGGCGGCCAAGTTCTGCAACCATACGGTTTACAAGGCCCTTAAGGATGGAGCCGCCGAATCCGCCGGACCGGATGAACAGAGGCTGCGGCAGAAGTTCCTGTTGGAGGGCCAGCTGAACGGGCTCACCCTGGACAAGGAGAAGCAGGACGGGCTGAAGGAACTGCTCACCCATTTGGGTCGCGAGCGGGCCAGCTTCAAGAACAAGGTCAACATGGCTGTGCACTCGTTTGGTCAAGTCATAACGGACTTCAACCTGGTCAGGGATTTCCCGCCTCCCCTGCTAGAGGCCACAGCGCGCGATCCCGGTCAGCCGCTGGAGGGTCCCTGGAAGATAACGCTCCAGCCCCAGGTGGTCGACGGTTTCCTGAAGCACTGCCCCGAGCGACTGCAGCGCTGGAATGTCTGGCGGGCCAGTGTTCTAAAGGCCTCCTCGCAGCAGGAGAAATCCCTGGAGAACAGCACCCATCTGGAGAAGATCCGCGGCCTACGCAAGCGACAGGCGAATCTTCTGGGCTACGCCAACTTTGCGGACATGTCCATGCAGACCAAGATGGTGGGCAATGTGGACAGCCTGAAGCAGTTGTTTGCCAAGCTACTGAAGTTCGCCGGCCCCGCACAAAGCGTTGAGCTGGACAAACTGCAGACATTCGCCCAGGACAGCGGCTGTGACTACAAACTTGAGGCCTACGACGTGGCCTACTGGCGCCGCAAGCAGCTGGTGGCGGAGCACGGTCTGCAGGAGCAGAAGCTCAGCGAGTTCTTCCCACTGCCCCGCGTTCTGTCCGGAATGTTTGCGCTCAGCGAGAAGCTCTTTGGCATCCAAATAGTGGAGCAGCCCAGTGCGGAGGTGTGGCATCCTGCCGTGAAGTTCTACGATGTGTTCGATGCTGATTCCGCTAATAGTTCCACTCCAGTGGGCGGCTTTTATGTGGACTGCTACTCGAAGGAGCACAAGTTCGGCAGAAACAACGGCTGGATGGTGGGCATAAGGAATAGCAATAGATCCGCTAGTTTGACGCCCCTTTGCGCCCTGATCTTCAACTTTTCGGAGGGCAGAATCCCACTGCTGAGCTACGATGATCTGCAGATGCTGTTCAAGACATTTGGCAGCGGTCTACAGCACTTGCTCACCCAGGCGGGCTACAGTGACTTGGCGGGACTGTCGAACATCGAGTGGGATGCCTCGCAGGTCTCCGGTCATGTGATGAGCAACTTCCTGGACGATCCCACGGTGATCAGAAGCCTCTCCGGACATTTTACCAGCGGTGAGCCACTGGAAGctgaactttcccaaaagatGCGGCTGCTGAAGACCCAGCTGGCCGGGTATAATCTTTGCCTTGACCTGTACTTGGCGGATCTCGACGTAGAGCTGCACCGCTCGAATGCCTTCTGGCTAGAGATTGTGCGCAAGCTGTGGCCCGTCTACCACTGCATGCCGCTGGACAAGAAGGACGCCCACCCCTGTTCCCTCACGGACATATTTGCCGGAGATTGGGCGGCCGCCCAGTTCAGCCATCTGTACTCCCGCCTGATAGCCGCCGACATCTCGAGCAGCTTTGCGGAGCAGCGGAGCGAGGAGAACTACGCGCTGGTTGGGCGGCGCTACAAGCAGACTTTCCTCAGCTCTGGCGGATCTGTGCCCACGGCGGAGGTGTTCCGCCGTTTCCAGGGTCGCGATCCCTCGGGCGAGGCCCTGCTCAAGTCCCTGGACATATTCGAACCCTCCCAGACCACGGATAACAACTGAGGGTCACGCCCTGACCCGCCAAAACGTTATCTGCTGTGTGTAGTCAACTGATAAGCTTGATGTAGTGGTCGACTTATCTGACATCATATCTTAGGGGAAAGTAATCGCGTtactatagttttttaaatatattttgttataatttttaccaGTACTTATTGGAAGGAAGTGTATACATTTGAgttaaaattagattttttcCCGCTGGCTTTAATAatgtacaatattttttatggcaTATTTACAGTGCCAAACTATTTGCAAAGGTATTTAGTACTTTTCCCCATCAGATTCATTAGTCGACAGGTCGATATTACTAATGGCAGTCGGATTATGTGATAGCGATCGCGTGAGTCAGGCGGGATCTTATCGCAGGTGTGCAGGTGGCACCGTTTACCCAGGTGAAACACAAATTgttgctttatttaaataatactttaataataaattgcataaatttataacatttaacatATTCTCTTGCTCCTGCTTGCTCGGCATTCGATTCGgttcgatatatatatatatacacaacaAAGGCGAAACATGTAGTATTCTGCGGAAAGAGGGAAGGACATCTAGTGTGGTTTGGAGGGACAAACCACTGACCCTCGTTTGGATAGCTTCTACTAGAAAATGGGAGGGGGAACCGAAAGTCAGAAACGGAAATAATCAAGGTAAATTTCGATGCAAGGGCACGGCTCGAACTTGGTTAGATTACgggaattaatttatatatatgcacTAGATCGAGGTGTGTGGTACTACTATATATGCGTATGTGCTGCTCCGGTTCGCAATCCGCCGGAGCGTGTCCCGCTGGGGCTTGTGGTTTCCGGGTTGTGTGCAGAGTGTAGTGGAGGCTGCATAATATTTGAAATCTTTAGAATATTCGCTAAGGCTGCTCTGTGTGGTAGTGGCTGCTCCATTCGCTACTCCTCCCGTTTAGTAGATCTCGGGACAGCCCTCGAAGTTCTGCGCTGCCTTGGCCTCCCAGTAGGTGTTCTTGAACACGTGCACATACTCCTCGCTGCCCTCCTCCTTCTCGCGCTTGAACCACATGGGCTCGTAGGCTGGATACGGCCTGCCCTCCGCTGCCGCCTGCTCTGCCTCCGCCTCGCGCCGACGGCGCTCCGTGCGCTGCTTGTCCTCCAGGCGCAGCTTCTCCTTGTTCGACTCGTCCCAGCTCCCCTGCTCCATGAGCCGTTGGTCCGGGCGCCGGCGTGAGTCCGTCGGTGCCACGCCCTCCTCTTCTTCGTTCAGCTGGCAGGCCAGCGTGGTGAAGTTGTAGAACTTCTCCGCCTCCGGAGGGGCCGGGCGACGACGCCAGGCCAGCTTGAACTCGCCCGTGGTGTAGGTGGGACTGTTGGGAGAGCCCGAGGTCTTCAGCACCGGCGCAATCTCGATTTTAAAGTCCCACGTCCCGCGCACCACCCACTTcacctcgttgtccttgttcatCACCACGCCCTTCACGCTCCTCTGCACCTCGCGGCTGAAGTACGAGTAGGGGACAAAGTTCAGCACGCACTTGTAGCCCTCCGATGCCTGCGATCCCCGGATTTCCATTTCTCCATGCTGGTCCACCCACAGTTTGCCCACAATGATGTTGTTCACCGTGGTGGTCACCTTGCGCCAGGAATAACGCCTGCCGCTGTCCGGGAATTGCACATAAACGCCGCCAAGGGGATTGATCTGCGGGAAAAAACGATACTCAGAATTTCTTGTCCACTTTTGTGGCTGCCTGACTGCCAGTAACGATACTCACTTGAACGTACTTGCCGCGGAACTTGCTGGTCATGGAGAACTCCTGCCAGCAAATCCACTTCTTGCTCTCGCAGTGGAGCGCCGCCACCGGAGGATGGTGGGACACCTGCTCGGCCAGACACCGCCAGCCGTAGTCGTCCATGCGGTCGCACTCGTAGGTCTCGCCCAGCAGCGGATTGAAGGGTTTGCCGGTGCGGTTCGTGGTGGTGGCGTAGGCGGAGACGGTGAAGGCGGCCAGGTAGGCCAGCTGCTCGCACTCGTCCTGGCAGGTGGCTGCATAGTCGAGGATCTCCGTGTACTCGTAGTCCTCAACCAGGCGCTGCAGCATCGACAGCGGCTCGTTGAAATTGATGGGCATGGGGATCTTGGATAGGTCCTTGCCGATACAGTTTTTCATGATGCCCCACAGACTGATGGGATGGTTCGGTTTGTCCGGCACTCGGTCGCGCCGCTTCTTGATCAGATCCGGATTCCAGTTGCGGCCGTAGATGGAGTCGGTGCTCTGCTTGGCCGGCACCGCCTTGTCCACGTCGTCGTCATCACCCTGTCCGCCGGAGGCCACCCGCGGCGCACTCACGAGGCACACCTGCTGCACCGTCTGCACGGAGCGCTTCTGCTCGTCGCTCTCCGAGGAGCTGCCCTCCTGGTGGCCCTCCACCTGCTcctcgctgctgctgcgtcgCGTGTTCATCTTCAGAATGAACGTGCCCTGATGGGGCGATTCGGCCGAGCGGCCCGGGCCAGTGTATCCGTGCTCCTCGGCGTCGAAGAACTCCATGTCGTCGTCGGAGGTCACCAGGGAGCCGGGAGTGGCGTTGCCGACCGAGCTGGAAGGGACCGGTTTCTGCTGACGCACCAGCACAGCCGCCTGCTCCATCTGCGACTGCTGCTTGGCCATCTGCTCCACGATCTCCTCCAGCCGCTGGCGCTGCTCGCGCTCGTGGTGCAGCATCTTGGACCACTTGTGGCCCTGCGCCTCCGCCGACTGCAGGTAATCGTTGCCGGCATTGATCATGGCATTCGAGGTGATCCGGAAGAGGGTGGCCCGCTCGTTGACGATCTTGGTGCGGCTGGCCAGCGACTCTTCCTCGTTCGTCTCCAGATCGTTGAGTGCCCGCTGCAGGGCTGCTCCATGCTTGGTGATCAGGTCGAAGCAGGTGCGCATGTTCTCCAGCCGCTCGGTGAGATCGCGGACCACCGAGCTGATCTCCTGGCTGGGCACCACATGGGCCGTCTCCGTCTCCTCTTCTTCCTCGCTCTCGAGCTCCCTGATGGCCCTGGCCTTGGCCAGCTCCAAGGCGGTGACCCAAGACTGGCGCTCCACCTCGGTGCCGGCCTTGATGTGGAAGGTCTGGGTGCCCCCATTGGAGATGACAAACGTGCAGGAGTCCACCGTGTGGATAAGGGCTCCGTGAAGGGAGATGGTGCCCCGGCACGTGTGATTAATCTCCGTCTGGTTGCGGTAGTAGCTCAGCACGCCCTTGGACAGAACGAACCACCTGCGCTGGTAACCCTTGATGTAGTTGGTCCACTTCAGCAGCCATCCCTTCATCTGCGGCAGGCCCTTCTCGGCCAACGCATTTCCAGCGGCTGCGTCCGTCATGGCGCCCGGATGGAGCAGCTCCTCCGGCCGGATGGATCAACTGCTTTTGCGAATAGCGCCACGTACGATGACTGGCGATTGGTTGGTCGTTCCGCAACTCCGACTCGAAAATCGAATGCGCTTGATATTGGTTATTGGACGGCGACGGCTGAATGCTGCTGGCCAGTTGCTAGCATCGTACGCTGGGGCACCACTTGGACTCCGGATCACCGTAGAGATTCCCGATTCCCGATTGCGATTACGATTCGAAGCGCGTTCACAGTGAATTTCGTGTCGTTTTGCTTCCAATTTTCCtgcagaaaataaagaaactgTGGAAGTTGAGTGCGcgtctgtgtgcgtgtgtgtcccgtgtgtgtgtgtgttggctgATGGTTGCTGCAGCTGTGTGCGTGTCTCATAGAGATGGAAGAAAAATCGATTATGCTATCACCTTATCGATGTTATAATTTTCCTCACACATATATAtcgattaaataaattagttttaattataattttaaatcaaacaaatttgaattaaataattgaattatatAATGTAAACATTTCAGTTTCTGGAATTCCGTACTATTTTTGTAACATAAAATAGTGATGGCCCTAACATCGATAGTGTTTTTAGCCAGGTGCACAGCAGTATCGGTATCATCTCTGATTTTACCCATCTCTATAGGAACGAGGAGTTAGGCTTAATGGTTAAACGATCTCAGAATATTCAGGCTTAAatctgaatatatatatatatatatttgagttTCGACTGGATTGAAGATCATCACACAAAAGACTAGCTGCaggaatttaatcaatttctgTTAAATTTGCATGCCGATATAAACATCCTAAAGTCTTTTAGTTGGCTATAACACACCTAAACCGTGagaaactaaatttttattaaagtttgtATTGACTACATTATTGTCCAACTTTTTAGAGCGATGGTACCTTCAATTTGCCGTGCTTGCCTGGAGACTTCCGAAAAAATGGTCGATATTTTTGATTTCCGTATGCACCGGCTTTACGGTTGAAAGAGGGGATCAATACCCAAACTCCGTCTGTCCTTCCTGCCTGCAGAATGCGAAGAATGCATTCCAAATAAAGCAAACTTATGAAAGAAGCTATCAGTTCTTCTGTCAGTTAAAGAAGGATTCAGAAATAAAGATCGGTGAGAAAGAAAACGTTGTACCGGACGATGAGAATCACGTTGAAAATGATTTACAATCAGATGATTATGGTGATAATGACGATGATGAAAATTATGAGCCTAGTT
This genomic window from Drosophila gunungcola strain Sukarami chromosome 3R, Dgunungcola_SK_2, whole genome shotgun sequence contains:
- the LOC128266452 gene encoding oxysterol-binding protein 1, which encodes MTDAAAGNALAEKGLPQMKGWLLKWTNYIKGYQRRWFVLSKGVLSYYRNQTEINHTCRGTISLHGALIHTVDSCTFVISNGGTQTFHIKAGTEVERQSWVTALELAKARAIRELESEEEEETETAHVVPSQEISSVVRDLTERLENMRTCFDLITKHGAALQRALNDLETNEEESLASRTKIVNERATLFRITSNAMINAGNDYLQSAEAQGHKWSKMLHHEREQRQRLEEIVEQMAKQQSQMEQAAVLVRQQKPVPSSSVGNATPGSLVTSDDDMEFFDAEEHGYTGPGRSAESPHQGTFILKMNTRRSSSEEQVEGHQEGSSSESDEQKRSVQTVQQVCLVSAPRVASGGQGDDDDVDKAVPAKQSTDSIYGRNWNPDLIKKRRDRVPDKPNHPISLWGIMKNCIGKDLSKIPMPINFNEPLSMLQRLVEDYEYTEILDYAATCQDECEQLAYLAAFTVSAYATTTNRTGKPFNPLLGETYECDRMDDYGWRCLAEQVSHHPPVAALHCESKKWICWQEFSMTSKFRGKYVQINPLGGVYVQFPDSGRRYSWRKVTTTVNNIIVGKLWVDQHGEMEIRGSQASEGYKCVLNFVPYSYFSREVQRSVKGVVMNKDNEVKWVVRGTWDFKIEIAPVLKTSGSPNSPTYTTGEFKLAWRRRPAPPEAEKFYNFTTLACQLNEEEEGVAPTDSRRRPDQRLMEQGSWDESNKEKLRLEDKQRTERRRREAEAEQAAAEGRPYPAYEPMWFKREKEEGSEEYVHVFKNTYWEAKAAQNFEGCPEIY
- the LOC128266454 gene encoding oligopeptidase A, giving the protein MLNLLRRRPASVPLIRAAFSAPLHTTGNRPGYIVLVPEIGEEGPLGEGVLKPDGLPAFSDITIEMCLGAIGQQASAVENSVKALETDLQQGKQLDAGGIFRELDNVTGPLETTWGVAKALYLGNSTLIPTKSYMNIHERARNARAAKFCNHTVYKALKDGAAESAGPDEQRLRQKFLLEGQLNGLTLDKEKQDGLKELLTHLGRERASFKNKVNMAVHSFGQVITDFNLVRDFPPPLLEATARDPGQPLEGPWKITLQPQVVDGFLKHCPERLQRWNVWRASVLKASSQQEKSLENSTHLEKIRGLRKRQANLLGYANFADMSMQTKMVGNVDSLKQLFAKLLKFAGPAQSVELDKLQTFAQDSGCDYKLEAYDVAYWRRKQLVAEHGLQEQKLSEFFPLPRVLSGMFALSEKLFGIQIVEQPSAEVWHPAVKFYDVFDADSANSSTPVGGFYVDCYSKEHKFGRNNGWMVGIRNSNRSASLTPLCALIFNFSEGRIPLLSYDDLQMLFKTFGSGLQHLLTQAGYSDLAGLSNIEWDASQVSGHVMSNFLDDPTVIRSLSGHFTSGEPLEAELSQKMRLLKTQLAGYNLCLDLYLADLDVELHRSNAFWLEIVRKLWPVYHCMPLDKKDAHPCSLTDIFAGDWAAAQFSHLYSRLIAADISSSFAEQRSEENYALVGRRYKQTFLSSGGSVPTAEVFRRFQGRDPSGEALLKSLDIFEPSQTTDNN